The following coding sequences lie in one Silene latifolia isolate original U9 population chromosome 5, ASM4854445v1, whole genome shotgun sequence genomic window:
- the LOC141657076 gene encoding 3'(2'),5'-bisphosphate nucleotidase 1-like, translating into MYSNISLNCLRVRTQFVVPTFIYTSAKHTRTFSVSASSTMSYHKELAAAKKAASLAARLCQALQKSLLQSDVQSKLDKSPVTVADYGSQAIVSFVLEHELSTDPFSLVAEEDSGDLRKDGAQETLERIKLLVNDTIASDGSYSVPPLSSEDVLAAIDNGRSEGGPTGRHWVLDPIDGTKGFVRGDQYAIALALLDKGNVVLGVLACPNLPLTTIGTQSDQSTTGQTGCLFSAMIGEGTYLQSLDGSSPVQVNVSSVENSEEASFFESFEAAHSLHDLTSSIAKKLGVKAPPVRIDSQAKYGALSRGDGAIYLRFPHAGYREKIWDHAAGSIVVTEAGGVVSDAAGNPLDFSKGKYLDLYKGIVATNKKLMPSLLKAIQDSLDEKVSSL; encoded by the exons ATGTACTCCAATATAAGCTTAAACTGTTTGAGAGTGAGAACTCAGTTTGTTGTTCCCACTTTCATTTATACTTCCGCAAAACATACTCGAACCTTTTCAGTCAGTGCATCTTCAACAATGTCTTACCACAAAGAGCTCGCTGCTGCCAAGAAAGCTGCTTCCCTTGCTGCCCGTCTTTGTCAGGCAc TACAAAAGTCACTACTGCAATCTGATGTACAGTCGAAACTGGATAAAAGCCCAGTCACGGTTGCTGACTATG GCTCCCAAGCCATTGTTAGTTTTGTGCTCGAACACGAGCTTTCGACAGATCCATTTTCTTTAGTGGCGGAGGAG GATTCTGGAGATTTGAGGAAAGATGGTGCACAAGAAACTTTGGAGCGTATCAAATTGCTCGTTAATGACACTATTGCTAGTGACGGCTCATATAGTGTTCCACCTTTGTCATCCGAGGATGTGCTTGCTGCAATTGATAATGGCAGGTCTGAAGGTGGCCCTACAGGTCGGCATTGGGTTCTGGATCCTATAGATGGTACAAAAGG GTTTGTAAGAGGGGACCAATATGCAATAGCATTAGCATTGTTAGATAAAGGAAATGTAGTTCTTGGAGTCTTGGCTTGCCCGAATCTTCCTTTGACGACCATTGGCACGCAAAGTGATCAGTCAACAACCGGACAAACTGGCTGTCTTTTCTCAGCCATGATTGGTGAAGGAACTTACTTGCAGTCTCTTGATGGTTCTTCACCTGTACAA GTGAATGTTAGTTCAGTTGAAAACTCTGAAGAGGCTTCATTCTTTGAATCATTTGAAGCAGCTCATTCCTTGCATGATCTAACTAGCTCCATAGCAAAG AAACTTGGTGTTAAAGCGCCACCAGTCAGGATTGATAGCCAGGCTAAATACGGTGCTCTGAGCAGAGGAGATGGTGCTATATATCTACGTTTCCCACATGCAGGCTATCGCGAAAAGATTTGGGACCATGCCGCTGGATCCATTGTTGTTACCG AAGCCGGAGGTGTTGTAAGTGATGCTGCCGGAAACCCTTTGGATTTCTCTAAAGGAAAATACCTTGATTTGTACAAGGGCATAGTTGCTACCAACAAGAAGCTAATGCCTTCCCTTTTGAAGGCTATTCAGGATTCGCTGGATGAAAAAGTTTCATCATTGTGA